The Novipirellula aureliae sequence CTGCTTGGCGCGCTCGGTACGGACGCAGCGTTCTCCGGCATCGTCCGTTGGAGTCGTGACACCAACGGATGGTGGATCGATCTGCGAGGTTCACGATTCCACGACGTTGATTTGGCGTCGCTTACCAACACCCTACCACATTCCCTATCGGGCAAAGCTTCGATCGCATTTTCGCGAGGCATGATTCGCCCTGGAAAAACAATTGACATCGTCGGAGACCTGCGAGCCGAAAGGGGTTTCGTCAGCCCTTCGCTACTGAGAGCGTTTGAGCAAGACTTAGGAATGACGGTCAACGCAACTTTAAACCTAAACTCGAACTTAAACCTAAACTCGAACTTAAACCTAAACTCTGCTTCAAGCTTAAACTCTGCTTCAAGCTTAAACTCCACATTAACCCCAAACCCGATCGCCCCACACCCGATCGCCCCACACCCGATCGCCTATGAGCATTTGGCGCTCCATTTTGGGCTACAAGGGGCGGAGATGACACTTTCAGGAAAATGCCGAGAAGCGGAGGGACTCGAGGGCCTCGCCGCTGGGGTGGTGTTCTACGGCAACGGGCAACCGATGGTCATGTCCACTGGCGTCCCGATGCCAGCGGTCGAGTTGACCAAGCTCGTCGCCCCCTTTGGCAGTGAGCTGATCCCAGTCTCCGACAAGACCTCCGCGATGTTGCAGCTCCTATTGGCCCCCTAGCGAAAGGCGACGCTCCGTTTCGGAGCGAACTCCTAGCAGACAAGTTGCCGCCGAGCGGTTAGAATGCGATCCAATCGGCGGAATTTTGAAACGTTTCCAAACCTTCTTATGATAGAGACCCTGCTGTGAGCTTCGATCCCTTCGGCACCCGCGACCAATTTGACACCGGCCATGGCATGGCCACCCTTTACCGGCTCAGCAAACTCGAGGACGCAGGGCTTGGCCAAGTCAGCCGCCTACCGTTTTCGATACGCGTGCTGCTCGAAGCGGTACTTCGAAACTGCGACGGCTTTTCGGTAACCGAACAAGATGTCAAGAATTTGGCGGCCTGGAACGCAGCAGCTCCCGAGAAACAGGAGGTCCCGTTCAAACCCTACCGTGTGGTGTTGCAGGATTTCACGGGAGTGCCCGCGATCGTCGATCTGGCAGCAATGCGGTCGGCGATGGAGCGGATTGGTGGCGACCCGAAGAAGATCAATCCGCTAATCCCCGTCGATTTGGTCATCGATCACTCGGTCCAAGTCGATTTCTTCGGTACCGACACCTCGCTGCCGCAAAATGTTGCCATCGAATTCGAACGCAATCGCGAACGCTATGAGTTTTTACGGTGGGGACAAAAAGCATTTGACAATTTCCGAGTGGTCCCGCCCAATGTCGGAATCGTCCATCAAGTCAACCTCGAATACCTCGCTAAGGTCGTGGCCATTGTCGAAACCGAGGACGGCCCTGTCGCACTTCCCGATACACTCGTCGGCACCGACTCGCACACCACCATGATCAACGGCCTCGGCGTCTTGGGGTGGGGGGTTGGCGGAATCGAAGCGGAAGCCAACATGCTCGGCCAACCACTCTACATGCTGATGCCTGAAGTCGTTGGGTTTGAGTTGACTGGTGCGTTGCCACAAGGCGCCACCGCAACCGACATGGTTCTTCGTGTCGTCGAAATTTTACGACAAGAGGGCGTTGTTGGTAAATTTGTCGAGTTCTTTGGCAAAGGGATGAACAAAATGAGCGTCGCCGACCGAGCGACGATCGCCAACATGGCTCCCGAATATGGCGCAACGATGGGCTTCTTCCCCGTTGACGACATCACGCTCGAGTATATGCGGCAAACCGGACGAACCGAACAACAAGTCGACTTGGTCGAAAGGTACTGCAAAGAGCAAGGATTGTTCCGACTCGACGATGGTCCCGAACTCAACTACACCAAGCAGTTGTCTCTCGACTTGAGTACCGTCCAACCAAGTTTGGCTGGTCCGAAGCGTCCCCAAGACCGCATCGAACTGAAAGACATGAAAAAAGCGTTCGAGCATTCGCTCACCGCTCCGGTCGGCAAGACAGGATTCGGACTTAAAAATGACGATCTCGCTCGCACCGCAACGGTCCAAAACGATGGCAACTCGAGTGAAATCACCCACGGTGCCGTTGTCATCGCAGCAATCACCTCCTGTACCAATACCAGTAACCCGTCCGTCATGATTGGTGCCGGGTTGTTGGCCAAGAAAGCGGCCGAACGTGGCTTGAAAGTCGCTTCGCATGTCAAGACGAGCCTCGCTCCAGGGTCACGCGTTGTCACCGAGTACTTGGACAAGGCGGGTTTGACCGAAAGTCTCAACAAACTTGGTTTCAACACGGTGGGCTATGGATGCACGACTTGTATCGGTAACAGTGGCCCGCTTCCGGAGCCCGTTGCCAAAGCGATCAAAGCAGGCGATCTAGTCGCTTCAGCGGTACTGAGCGGCAACCGCAACTTTGAAGGGCGCGTCAATCCGTTGACCAAGGCGAACTATTTGGCTAGCCCTCCATTGGTCGTCGCCTATGCTCTTGCCGGAACGACGGATATCGACATGATCAACGAACCGCTTGGCCAAGATGACTCCGGCAACGACGTCTTCTTGAAAGATTTATGGCCAACCAACGAAGAGATTCGTGAAACGATGCTGCGTTCGATCGATCCGGAAATGTTCACTCGTCAATACGAAACATCCGTTTCCGGCAACGAACGTTGGAACGCGATTGACGTTGCCGATAGTGCGATTTATCCCTGGGACGACGACAGCACCTACATCCATCACCCACCGTTCCTCGACTCGGTCACTGGCGAAAAAGTGCCTTCGATCGGGCCGATCAAAGGAGCACGCGTGATGGCGTTACTTGGCGATTCGGTAACGACCGACCATATCTCACCCGCCGGAGCCATTGCCTCCGACGGACCCGCTGGCCAATTCTTGCAGAAATCAGGGGTCCCGATTCGCGAGTTCAACAGCTTCGGGTCGCGACGGGGTAACGACCGCGTCATGGTGCGAGGAACATTTGCCAACATTCGCATTCGCAACCAAATGGCACCGGGAACCGAAGGAGGCGTAACACGGCACCTACCCGACGGCGACGTGACGAGCATCTACGAAGCGTCGATGAAGTACCAGTCCGAAGGTGTCCCTCTTGTCGTCTTAGCAGGCACGGAATACGGAACCGGCAGCAGCCGTGACTGGGCCGCGAAGGGAACGATGCTGTTGGGCGTCAAGGCGGTGATCGCGGCTAGCTACGAGCGAATTCACCGCAGCAACCTGGTTGGCATGGGCGTTTTGCCACTTGAGTTCGCTGATGGTGCAACATGGCAATCACTCGGGCTGACAGGCGAAGAGATTATCGATATTCCGGATTTATCCGATTCCATGGAGCCTCGCTCGACGATCGTGGTTCACGCGACCGATGTGAACAACAACACCAAGACGTTCCCTTGCATCGTGCGAATTGACACGCCCGTTGAATTGAGCTACTTCCGTAACGGCGGCATCTTGCCGACGGTGCTAAGGAATTTGTCAGAGTCTAAATAGGAACCGATGACAGCCTCACAATTTGACGCTTTTAGCGACCCCGACGTGCCGAAGCGGAAATCGAGCGATTCGGCACGTTACCGGAGTCGTCCTTTTTTGGGCGTCGAGTTTGTCTGCTGTTCGTTCTACGGACGGATCTATCAAAATGCCGCTGGCACCGCCTACGTGGGCAATTGCCCACGTTGTGCCCGGCCGATCACCGTCAAGATCGGCCCTGGCGGCAGCAGCACAAGGTTCTTCCGGGCGTCGTGAGGTCGCTACTCCTTCACGCCAGCGAAGTCTCCGGCGATTGCTTCGACCAATTTGTCCGGATCGATGTACTTGCGAAGAGCCTCGTTGACCGATTCGACGGTGGCGTTACGGATTTGGTCCTCATGCTCCGCGTAGTACGCCATCGTTCGCTCGTTGAAAATGGTCGATAGCAGCTCACTTGCAAGCGACGCATCATCGGATCGGCTGACCCGATTCCGCTGCAGATACGCCTCCTTCGCCTTCGCCAACTCTTCTTTGCTAACGCCTTCGCGGAGCAGTCGATCGAGTTCTTCACGAATCACACGAAGGAGCTTTTCTCGGTTTTCAGGGTTGGTAATCGCGTAGATTATAAAATCGACGCGGTTGTCTCTCGCTCGAGCCGACAAACTGCTGCGGACTCCGTACGACAACCCTTCTTGTTGTCGCACACGGTCAGCCAAACGACTGCTGAGCCCTCCGCCACCGAGAATAAAATTACCCAACACCAACGCCGAATACTCGGGGCTCTCGTCACTCAATTCGAATTGCTCGCTGGCAAAGTAGAAAGCGTTCGCTTTATCAGGCGTCTCGATCACTTCCATGGACCCATCGATTCCGGGGTGCGGGTCGCGACCGACTCGCACATACGGTTCTTTAACGGTCCAATCTTCAAGTTGTTCTCTGCCAAGACTTTCCACTTGAGCAGGTTCAAAATCGCCGACGATCGCAATTTCGCCAGCCTGGTTTCCTAAGAAACGATTGTGCAAGTCACGGATTTCGTCGATCGAGACGTTGCGATACATGTCAATCTGTTCGTCGATCGATTGAACATAAAGCACGTGATCGGGACCGTAGGGGGCCAACCGTTTGCGAACGGAATTCGGAGCCAAGGCTTGTGGTTCGTTCGTACTTTGCTGTAATCCCGTAACCACCTGCCGCCGAATGACTTCAAGTTCCGATGCTTCGAGTCGAGGGTGTCGCAGCACTTGGCCGACCAAGGCGATCACTTCCGGCAAGAACTCTTTCTTCGTCTTGACCTTCAATTGCAGCAATCCAATCGTGCTGTTTATTGAGAATTCGGCGCGCAAGCGAGTGAGCTCGTCTCTGAATTCTTGGTAGTCCAAACGGGTGGTTCCACGTGCCATGAGCATACCCAACAACTCGACGGCACCAACTTTTCCTTT is a genomic window containing:
- the acnA gene encoding aconitate hydratase AcnA, with protein sequence MSFDPFGTRDQFDTGHGMATLYRLSKLEDAGLGQVSRLPFSIRVLLEAVLRNCDGFSVTEQDVKNLAAWNAAAPEKQEVPFKPYRVVLQDFTGVPAIVDLAAMRSAMERIGGDPKKINPLIPVDLVIDHSVQVDFFGTDTSLPQNVAIEFERNRERYEFLRWGQKAFDNFRVVPPNVGIVHQVNLEYLAKVVAIVETEDGPVALPDTLVGTDSHTTMINGLGVLGWGVGGIEAEANMLGQPLYMLMPEVVGFELTGALPQGATATDMVLRVVEILRQEGVVGKFVEFFGKGMNKMSVADRATIANMAPEYGATMGFFPVDDITLEYMRQTGRTEQQVDLVERYCKEQGLFRLDDGPELNYTKQLSLDLSTVQPSLAGPKRPQDRIELKDMKKAFEHSLTAPVGKTGFGLKNDDLARTATVQNDGNSSEITHGAVVIAAITSCTNTSNPSVMIGAGLLAKKAAERGLKVASHVKTSLAPGSRVVTEYLDKAGLTESLNKLGFNTVGYGCTTCIGNSGPLPEPVAKAIKAGDLVASAVLSGNRNFEGRVNPLTKANYLASPPLVVAYALAGTTDIDMINEPLGQDDSGNDVFLKDLWPTNEEIRETMLRSIDPEMFTRQYETSVSGNERWNAIDVADSAIYPWDDDSTYIHHPPFLDSVTGEKVPSIGPIKGARVMALLGDSVTTDHISPAGAIASDGPAGQFLQKSGVPIREFNSFGSRRGNDRVMVRGTFANIRIRNQMAPGTEGGVTRHLPDGDVTSIYEASMKYQSEGVPLVVLAGTEYGTGSSRDWAAKGTMLLGVKAVIAASYERIHRSNLVGMGVLPLEFADGATWQSLGLTGEEIIDIPDLSDSMEPRSTIVVHATDVNNNTKTFPCIVRIDTPVELSYFRNGGILPTVLRNLSESK